In one Lachnospiraceae bacterium GAM79 genomic region, the following are encoded:
- a CDS encoding DNA mismatch repair protein MutS, with amino-acid sequence MTESKGGRGMERFNTELEELKKKQKELESRYSGIGTIRFLMFLVMAGGLIVGLYDSNIPFLIAGILAVVAFVFLVFKHGKLNEQLEYNKAKVIVYERYLKRYDDSWKEFEEDGSEYLTDEDLVAKDLDIMGKNSLYQFICVAGTEDGRQLLAETLRQPEFASEDRKKRQDAVRELTEKHDFSMGFETLCVKSGMGKKKKYSSDEFVAYCTSDEHISGIFNILRFLLPLVTIVLLILGIMGKVNLGYSLISFFVVLLFAWITSGVAGQAVMPMISFGYVIDDYIKMFEQISDENFDSELLKDIKNTISEDTGALNAVKKLERISSAFNIRYNPIIHQVLCGLLLWDFHLGFMMDKWRDRYGSQVKDWIHAISRMEELLSFAALARTRDVSYPEVTRRDKVEVTAENMRHPLIDPSKVVPNGAAFKGGTTIITGSNMSGKTTFLRTLGINLILAYAGAPVCAENMHADYMKIFTSMRVTDDVSNGISTFYAEILRIKSMVEYKKNDMPMLCLIDEIFKGTNSADRIVGASQVIKKLSDDNSMTIVSTHDFELCDLKNEAGVPAVNYHFEEYYEGDQLRFDYKKKDGRCTTTNAMAILHMAGLD; translated from the coding sequence ATGACAGAGAGCAAAGGGGGACGCGGTATGGAACGTTTTAATACAGAATTGGAAGAATTAAAAAAGAAACAGAAAGAATTGGAAAGCCGTTATTCCGGCATCGGTACGATTCGTTTTCTGATGTTTTTGGTGATGGCAGGCGGATTGATCGTTGGTTTATATGATTCCAATATACCATTTCTTATAGCAGGAATTCTTGCGGTGGTGGCCTTTGTATTCTTAGTATTTAAGCATGGCAAATTAAATGAACAGCTGGAATATAACAAGGCAAAGGTAATAGTATATGAACGTTATCTGAAACGTTACGATGACAGCTGGAAAGAATTTGAAGAAGACGGATCAGAGTATCTGACCGATGAAGATCTGGTCGCAAAGGATCTGGATATTATGGGTAAAAATTCGCTCTATCAGTTTATCTGCGTAGCAGGAACGGAGGATGGCAGACAGCTGCTTGCGGAGACGCTCAGACAGCCGGAATTTGCATCAGAAGACAGAAAGAAACGACAGGATGCTGTAAGAGAACTGACAGAGAAGCATGATTTTTCAATGGGATTTGAAACCTTATGTGTGAAGTCCGGAATGGGTAAGAAAAAAAAATATTCATCTGATGAATTTGTTGCTTATTGTACCAGCGATGAACATATATCAGGAATATTTAATATACTTCGTTTCCTGCTTCCTCTTGTGACGATCGTTTTACTGATCCTTGGCATCATGGGAAAAGTAAATCTCGGATATTCCCTGATCTCATTTTTTGTTGTTTTGTTATTTGCATGGATCACTTCGGGAGTGGCAGGGCAGGCTGTTATGCCGATGATCTCATTCGGTTATGTGATCGATGATTATATTAAAATGTTTGAACAGATATCGGATGAGAATTTTGATTCAGAGCTGTTAAAGGATATAAAGAATACGATCTCAGAGGATACAGGTGCTTTAAACGCTGTAAAGAAGCTGGAGCGGATCAGTTCGGCATTTAATATCCGCTATAATCCGATCATCCATCAGGTTCTCTGCGGTCTGCTTTTATGGGATTTTCATCTGGGCTTTATGATGGATAAGTGGAGAGATCGGTATGGAAGTCAGGTGAAAGACTGGATCCATGCAATCTCAAGAATGGAAGAACTGTTATCATTTGCGGCACTCGCACGGACCAGAGATGTATCATATCCTGAGGTGACAAGACGCGATAAAGTAGAGGTAACGGCAGAGAATATGCGTCATCCGCTGATCGATCCGTCAAAGGTAGTTCCCAATGGTGCAGCATTTAAGGGCGGAACGACTATCATCACAGGATCGAATATGTCAGGTAAGACGACATTCCTGCGTACTCTTGGAATCAATCTGATCCTTGCATATGCAGGCGCACCTGTATGTGCGGAGAATATGCACGCGGATTACATGAAGATTTTTACATCGATGAGAGTAACAGATGATGTCAGTAATGGTATATCCACGTTCTATGCAGAGATCCTTCGGATCAAATCCATGGTAGAGTATAAGAAAAATGATATGCCGATGTTATGCCTGATCGATGAGATATTCAAAGGAACCAATTCGGCAGATCGTATCGTGGGAGCGTCTCAGGTTATTAAAAAGTTATCGGATGATAATTCTATGACAATCGTGTCTACCCATGATTTTGAATTATGTGACCTGAAAAATGAAGCCGGTGTGCCGGCGGTAAATTATCATTTTGAAGAATACTACGAAGGTGATCAGCTGCGATTTGATTATAAGAAGAAGGATGGCAGATGTACGACGACAAATGCAATGGCGATCCTTCATATGGCAGGACTTGATTAG
- a CDS encoding TPM domain-containing protein, with protein MKKYKITVLVLFVIGFVLMIGSALISKQNLKHDKRSNTECLTDQRVFDYADKLTSSEEKSLEDVIAEYEDKIGADIVVVTINNEQAQDMFDTYWSDTYYAEFEAIKAVATAMCDQNRFGWENWEYDPSSNRSTSDGYVPSDSIVIAANYEAGDVWMSTSGTRVRARISDSKASSLTEAGGKYLRSDAEKGFTVMIEKAAICMKSANGGGIHVSPLFIFVAVIVCAVVFFITNMSKKAGKDTTTLNTYVNGNVELLDHRDIFIRKDVTSVKIESSSSGGSSGGGGGGSHGGGGSHF; from the coding sequence ATGAAGAAATATAAGATCACCGTTTTAGTATTATTTGTTATCGGATTTGTTCTGATGATTGGAAGTGCGCTGATCAGCAAACAGAATCTGAAGCATGATAAGAGAAGCAACACAGAATGTCTGACGGATCAGAGAGTATTTGATTATGCAGACAAACTTACATCTTCTGAAGAGAAGAGCTTGGAAGATGTCATTGCAGAATATGAAGATAAGATAGGTGCGGATATCGTAGTTGTAACGATCAACAATGAACAGGCACAGGATATGTTTGATACATATTGGTCTGATACATATTATGCCGAGTTTGAAGCAATTAAAGCAGTTGCAACGGCAATGTGTGATCAGAACCGTTTCGGTTGGGAGAACTGGGAATATGATCCTTCAAGCAATCGGAGCACAAGTGATGGCTATGTTCCGAGTGACAGTATTGTAATTGCAGCTAACTATGAGGCCGGAGATGTATGGATGAGTACATCGGGAACCAGAGTGCGTGCCCGGATCAGTGATTCAAAGGCATCATCATTAACCGAGGCCGGTGGTAAATATCTGCGTTCGGATGCCGAGAAAGGATTTACGGTCATGATCGAGAAAGCTGCTATTTGCATGAAGAGTGCAAATGGCGGAGGAATTCATGTATCACCGTTGTTTATATTTGTAGCGGTTATAGTATGTGCGGTAGTCTTCTTTATCACCAATATGTCAAAGAAGGCGGGCAAGGATACAACTACATTAAATACATATGTAAATGGAAATGTAGAGCTTCTGGATCATCGTGATATCTTCATCCGTAAAGATGTCACAAGCGTAAAAATTGAGTCGTCAAGCAGCGGTGGCAGCAGCGGTGGCGGTGGAGGCGGCAGCCATGGCGGTGGCGGCAGTCATTTCTAA